One genomic segment of Arthrobacter sp. zg-Y1110 includes these proteins:
- a CDS encoding manganese catalase family protein — protein sequence MFFHKQELQFKSTPEKPDAVFARKLQEALGGQYGEITVAMQYGFQSWNAHIPGKYRDLLYGIAAEEMGHVEMLAIMIAQLLEKAPLGVTDDAVQNDPTVAAVMGGMDVQHAIVAGAGARPVDSNGNPWTGGYITASGNMLADFTSNANIEMQGRVAVARLYHMTDDHGVRDLLAFLLARDTMHQNQWTTAALELQAENMEQLPVPSNFPLNKEHREVSYQYLNFSDGEHAKEGSWAKGPTPDGKGEFSYHDGPTTRAPMPPPTRPDARYYGTTDVPNPVEKAAGAVQDKLNKE from the coding sequence ATGTTTTTCCATAAACAGGAACTCCAGTTCAAGTCCACTCCGGAGAAGCCGGATGCGGTGTTCGCCCGGAAGCTTCAAGAGGCCTTGGGCGGCCAGTACGGCGAAATCACGGTAGCCATGCAGTACGGATTCCAGTCCTGGAATGCGCACATTCCGGGTAAATACCGGGACCTGCTGTACGGCATTGCCGCAGAGGAAATGGGCCATGTGGAAATGCTGGCCATCATGATTGCGCAGCTGCTGGAAAAGGCTCCGCTGGGGGTTACCGACGACGCCGTCCAGAACGATCCCACGGTTGCAGCGGTGATGGGCGGCATGGACGTGCAGCACGCCATCGTGGCCGGTGCCGGCGCCCGCCCGGTGGACAGCAACGGCAACCCCTGGACCGGCGGCTACATCACGGCCAGCGGCAATATGCTGGCGGACTTTACGTCCAACGCCAACATCGAAATGCAGGGCCGCGTTGCCGTTGCCCGGCTCTACCACATGACCGATGACCACGGGGTGCGGGACCTGCTGGCGTTCCTGCTGGCCCGGGACACCATGCACCAGAACCAGTGGACCACCGCGGCCCTGGAACTTCAGGCGGAGAACATGGAACAGCTACCGGTACCGAGCAACTTCCCGCTCAACAAGGAACACCGCGAGGTGTCCTACCAGTACCTGAACTTCTCCGACGGCGAGCATGCGAAGGAAGGGTCCTGGGCGAAGGGCCCGACGCCGGACGGCAAGGGCGAATTCAGCTACCACGACGGTCCCACCACCCGGGCCCCGATGCCGCCGCCCACCCGCCCGGACGCACGGTACTACGGCACCACGGACGTACCCAACCCGGTCGAGAAGGCGGCAGGAGCCGTGCAGGACAAGCTGAACAAGGAATAA
- a CDS encoding mycothiol transferase produces the protein MDESDLLIDAFGRLPGAVRRAVNNLDAGALNHRPYPDGNSIAWLIWHLSRVEDHQIAEVSGQEQAWTADGWAKRVGLPLAVEDTGYGHTSEQVALVQVHSAELLLGYYDDVHSRTEAFVSGLSGEDLGQIVDRAWDPPVTLGVRLVSTFADCLEHVGQAAYVRGMVLAH, from the coding sequence ATGGACGAAAGCGATCTCCTTATTGATGCCTTCGGACGGCTCCCCGGTGCAGTCCGGCGGGCCGTGAACAACCTCGACGCCGGTGCGCTGAACCACCGCCCCTATCCGGACGGAAACTCCATTGCCTGGCTGATTTGGCACCTGAGCCGGGTGGAGGACCACCAGATTGCCGAGGTGTCGGGGCAGGAGCAGGCCTGGACTGCCGACGGCTGGGCCAAACGGGTGGGGCTCCCGCTGGCGGTGGAAGACACCGGCTACGGGCATACCTCCGAGCAGGTGGCGCTGGTCCAGGTGCACTCCGCGGAGCTGCTGCTGGGCTATTACGACGACGTGCATTCCCGCACCGAGGCGTTCGTCTCGGGACTGTCGGGTGAGGACCTGGGCCAGATTGTCGACCGGGCCTGGGATCCGCCGGTTACGCTGGGCGTCCGGCTGGTGAGCACTTTCGCGGACTGCCTTGAGCACGTGGGGCAGGCGGCCTATGTCCGGGGAATGGTGCTGGCGCACTAA
- a CDS encoding IclR family transcriptional regulator produces MTPPEPTGAGSQSQTLSRGIRALELLADAEGALSIAELSERLGVHRSIAYRILRTLESHSLVMRDDAGRVSAAPGLAALARGVSRDLQSAALPELSLLANELSMTAFVAVWDRQNCVTLMTVEPTHSRTALIQRPGTRHSFTAGAPGIAIQSAMTEEQWDRLAPGQKYRSESRVARERGYAVSHNEVIEGVSAVAAPVTVSGQLPAAVSVVYFGSGKDEDAMGLRLAETARRIEAALR; encoded by the coding sequence ATGACACCCCCTGAGCCAACCGGAGCCGGCTCCCAGTCCCAGACCCTCTCCCGCGGCATCCGCGCCCTGGAACTCCTCGCGGACGCGGAGGGCGCACTGAGCATTGCCGAACTCTCCGAACGGCTTGGGGTACACCGCTCCATCGCCTACCGGATCCTGCGGACACTGGAATCCCACTCCCTGGTGATGCGCGACGACGCCGGCCGGGTCTCGGCCGCACCCGGCCTCGCAGCGCTGGCCCGGGGCGTGTCACGGGACCTGCAGTCGGCGGCGCTGCCCGAGCTCAGCCTGCTGGCCAATGAGCTCTCCATGACCGCCTTTGTTGCCGTCTGGGACCGGCAGAACTGCGTCACCCTGATGACCGTGGAACCCACCCACAGCCGCACCGCCCTCATCCAACGCCCGGGCACCCGCCACTCCTTCACCGCCGGTGCTCCCGGGATCGCCATCCAGTCCGCCATGACGGAGGAGCAGTGGGACCGGCTGGCCCCCGGGCAGAAGTACCGCAGCGAAAGCCGCGTAGCCCGGGAGCGCGGCTACGCCGTCAGCCACAACGAGGTCATCGAAGGGGTCTCCGCCGTTGCCGCTCCCGTCACTGTCTCAGGCCAGCTGCCCGCCGCGGTGTCGGTGGTGTACTTCGGCTCCGGTAAGGACGAAGACGCCATGGGACTGCGGCTGGCGGAAACCGCCCGGCGGATTGAAGCGGCCCTCCGCTGA
- a CDS encoding heavy metal translocating P-type ATPase has product MWSSRIPKIPDAVRRYPLVFATLLVGLAVLALLAVDAGTAAAWTASLYAGAVALQTAAGMVRNIRAGNWGLDILAVMAILSTIAVGEYLAALIIVLMLSGGEALEDYAAGRARSELDALLERAPQQAHRLEADAVVDLAATDVRPGDILLVRPAELVPVDGILLDPAAEFDESSLTGESLPALRSAGETVLSGSVNGTAAVRIRATATTADSQYQRIVSLVQEAAASRAPLVRLADRYALPFTGLSLLIAGAAWLASGDPGRFAEVLVLATPCPLLIAAPVAFMGGMSRAARHGIIVKGGATLEQLARVRTAAFDKTGTLTAGRPELVAVHPQPPFTEDELLALAASAEQYSSHVLAAAVQSAATARGLTLLPAHYASETATNGVEALIGGRRIRVGKQRFIAGTGADPAEQPLRPGELAVYVGVEGSFAGTLVLSDTVRPNAAATLTDLRRLGVRSTAMLTGDAAGTAHSVAHELGITHVSAGLLPADKVRAVAALPDRPVLMVGDGVNDAPVLAAADVGIAMGARGSTAAGESADAVIAADDLSRVAVAVDIGQHTLRVALQSIRLGIALSVALMLVAAFGYIPAVAGALTQELVDLAAILNALRALHGAGRRPARGTERHGDRRAGIMGSGRRPVPGR; this is encoded by the coding sequence ATGTGGAGCAGCAGAATACCCAAGATCCCGGACGCGGTGCGCCGTTATCCGCTGGTGTTCGCCACGCTGCTGGTCGGCCTGGCGGTCCTTGCCCTGCTCGCCGTCGATGCCGGTACCGCCGCGGCCTGGACGGCAAGCCTGTATGCGGGCGCGGTGGCGCTGCAGACCGCCGCGGGGATGGTCCGGAACATCCGTGCCGGCAACTGGGGTTTGGACATCCTGGCCGTCATGGCGATCCTCAGCACCATCGCCGTTGGCGAATACCTCGCCGCGCTGATCATCGTGCTGATGCTCTCCGGCGGCGAGGCGCTGGAGGATTATGCCGCCGGCCGTGCCCGCAGCGAGCTTGATGCCCTGTTGGAGCGCGCACCCCAGCAAGCCCACCGGCTGGAAGCGGACGCCGTCGTCGATCTTGCCGCCACCGATGTCCGGCCCGGCGACATCCTGCTGGTCCGGCCCGCCGAACTGGTGCCTGTGGACGGCATCCTGCTGGATCCGGCCGCCGAGTTCGACGAGTCCTCACTCACGGGCGAATCCCTGCCGGCCCTGCGCAGCGCCGGGGAGACGGTGCTCAGCGGGTCGGTCAACGGCACGGCTGCCGTCCGTATCCGTGCCACGGCAACGACGGCGGACAGCCAGTACCAGCGGATTGTGTCCCTGGTGCAGGAGGCCGCGGCGTCGCGGGCACCCTTGGTGCGGCTGGCGGACCGGTACGCACTGCCGTTCACCGGGCTTTCCCTGCTGATTGCCGGTGCTGCCTGGCTGGCCAGCGGCGATCCCGGCCGCTTCGCGGAGGTACTGGTCCTGGCCACGCCCTGCCCGTTGCTGATCGCTGCCCCGGTGGCCTTTATGGGCGGCATGAGCCGGGCTGCCCGGCACGGCATCATCGTCAAGGGCGGTGCAACCCTGGAACAGCTTGCCCGGGTCCGCACGGCCGCCTTCGACAAGACCGGCACGCTGACCGCCGGCCGGCCGGAACTGGTGGCGGTGCACCCGCAGCCGCCGTTCACGGAGGACGAACTGCTGGCCCTCGCTGCGTCCGCGGAGCAGTATTCCTCCCATGTGCTGGCCGCCGCCGTCCAGTCGGCGGCCACCGCACGGGGGCTGACTTTACTGCCGGCCCACTACGCCTCGGAGACGGCGACCAACGGGGTGGAAGCGCTGATCGGCGGCCGCAGGATCCGGGTGGGCAAGCAGCGGTTCATTGCCGGCACGGGCGCGGACCCGGCCGAACAGCCCCTGCGGCCCGGCGAACTGGCCGTCTATGTCGGGGTGGAGGGCAGCTTCGCCGGCACCCTGGTGCTTAGCGATACCGTGCGCCCCAATGCCGCGGCCACGCTGACGGACCTGCGGCGGCTGGGAGTCCGGTCCACGGCCATGCTCACCGGTGACGCCGCCGGAACCGCACACAGCGTCGCCCACGAGCTGGGCATTACGCACGTCTCCGCCGGCTTGCTGCCGGCGGATAAGGTCCGGGCGGTTGCCGCCCTGCCCGACCGGCCGGTCCTGATGGTGGGCGACGGCGTCAATGACGCACCGGTGCTGGCAGCGGCCGACGTCGGCATTGCCATGGGTGCCAGGGGTTCCACCGCGGCGGGCGAGTCCGCCGACGCGGTGATTGCCGCCGACGACCTCTCCCGCGTGGCCGTGGCCGTCGACATCGGCCAGCACACGCTTCGGGTGGCGCTGCAGAGCATCCGGCTCGGCATCGCGCTGAGCGTGGCCCTGATGCTGGTGGCAGCCTTCGGGTACATTCCGGCGGTCGCCGGTGCCCTGACCCAGGAATTGGTGGATTTGGCCGCCATCCTCAATGCCCTGCGCGCCCTGCACGGGGCTGGACGCCGTCCCGCGCGCGGCACCGAGCGGCACGGGGACCGGCGGGCAGGGATAATGGGCAGTGGCCGCCGCCCGGTGCCCGGCCGATGA
- a CDS encoding S10 family peptidase, whose translation MVSQEHPDTPASAPAAAASPAGPDANPAPDVTDDFAVRRHTLPSGLGYTTTTGRMVFRKEEVSDGKSDGFRPKAEIFLVAYTADAPETGPNRRPVVFAFNGGPGSSSVWLHMGLLGPRMVDSGDAGSLTPPPFDLVDNPQTLLEHADLVLIDPVNTGFSRVVNGNDAAEFHGFEEDRDLVAEVIRLWTTRNNRWLSPKYLVGESYGTLRAVAVAGKLFDAYGLAVNGLGLISTVLNLATLDFAPGRDTPYALHLPTYAAIAHFHGRLPGRELADVVREAEAYAAREYGYALTQGSRLSAEEYDDVVARLAAITTLSEGFIRRTNLRWDYAVFSAELLREDNLAVGRIDGRFTAAPAHQQDWINWDDPSLVAINGPYSAAINHYVRAELGYENDLPYEILSGRVQPWSYKTFEGVPVDVTGTLERLLVHNPALRVHVDYGYYDGATPHFAAEYVWAHMRLSDEARSRFTHHYYEAGHMMYVNPGCRVDQLRNLAGFVTGG comes from the coding sequence ATGGTCTCCCAGGAACACCCCGACACCCCTGCCTCCGCCCCCGCCGCCGCCGCCTCTCCCGCCGGTCCGGATGCGAACCCCGCACCGGACGTCACCGACGACTTCGCGGTCCGCCGGCACACCCTGCCCTCGGGCCTGGGGTACACCACCACCACTGGACGGATGGTGTTCCGCAAGGAAGAAGTCAGCGACGGGAAGTCGGATGGCTTTCGGCCCAAGGCGGAAATCTTCCTGGTCGCCTACACGGCGGACGCACCGGAGACCGGGCCCAACCGGCGTCCGGTGGTGTTTGCCTTCAACGGCGGTCCTGGTTCCTCCTCCGTCTGGCTCCACATGGGACTGCTGGGCCCGCGGATGGTGGACTCGGGCGACGCCGGCTCCCTGACCCCTCCCCCGTTTGATCTGGTGGACAACCCGCAGACCCTGCTGGAACACGCAGACCTGGTGCTGATCGATCCGGTGAACACGGGCTTCTCCCGCGTGGTGAACGGCAACGACGCCGCGGAGTTCCACGGGTTCGAGGAGGACCGGGACCTGGTGGCCGAGGTGATCCGGCTCTGGACCACGCGCAATAACCGCTGGCTGAGCCCGAAGTATCTGGTGGGTGAGTCCTACGGCACCCTGCGCGCGGTGGCCGTAGCCGGGAAGCTGTTCGACGCTTACGGACTGGCAGTCAACGGCCTGGGCCTGATTTCGACTGTCCTGAACCTGGCCACCCTGGATTTCGCCCCCGGGCGGGACACCCCTTATGCGCTGCATCTGCCGACCTACGCCGCCATCGCGCACTTCCACGGCAGGCTTCCGGGCCGCGAGCTGGCCGACGTCGTCCGCGAAGCCGAAGCCTACGCCGCCCGCGAGTACGGGTATGCGCTGACCCAGGGGTCCCGGCTGAGCGCGGAGGAGTACGACGACGTCGTCGCCCGCCTCGCCGCCATCACCACCCTGAGCGAGGGCTTCATCCGCCGTACCAACCTGCGCTGGGACTACGCGGTGTTCTCCGCTGAGCTGCTGCGGGAGGACAACCTGGCCGTGGGCCGCATTGACGGCCGGTTTACCGCCGCGCCCGCGCACCAGCAGGACTGGATCAACTGGGACGATCCCAGCCTGGTGGCCATTAACGGCCCCTATTCCGCAGCCATCAACCACTATGTCCGCGCCGAGCTCGGCTACGAGAACGATCTCCCCTACGAAATCCTCAGCGGCCGGGTCCAGCCGTGGAGCTACAAGACCTTCGAGGGTGTGCCCGTCGATGTCACCGGCACCCTGGAACGGCTGCTGGTACACAACCCGGCGCTGCGGGTGCACGTGGACTACGGCTACTACGACGGCGCCACGCCGCATTTCGCCGCGGAGTACGTGTGGGCGCATATGCGGCTGAGCGATGAAGCACGGTCCCGGTTCACGCACCACTACTACGAGGCCGGGCACATGATGTACGTGAACCCCGGCTGCCGCGTCGACCAGCTGCGGAACCTCGCGGGGTTCGTGACCGGGGGCTAG
- a CDS encoding META domain-containing protein, with product MRLLLPLLAGALLLSACGNNAGASPDPGGSGGSSAADVTGVWGDVDNPDAPSLDFSPDGRVSGTDGCNRLMGHWSVSGNRVTLRDMATTLMACPPGMDTWLAAGAAADVDGGTLRVYDQAGNEIGVLER from the coding sequence ATGCGGCTGCTGCTCCCCCTGCTGGCGGGCGCGCTGCTGCTGAGCGCCTGCGGGAACAACGCCGGTGCGTCCCCGGATCCCGGCGGAAGCGGCGGGAGTTCGGCCGCCGATGTGACCGGCGTGTGGGGCGACGTCGACAACCCGGACGCACCGTCCCTGGACTTCAGCCCCGACGGGCGGGTCAGCGGCACGGACGGCTGCAACCGTTTGATGGGGCACTGGAGCGTCTCCGGCAACCGCGTCACGCTCCGGGACATGGCCACCACCCTGATGGCCTGCCCGCCCGGAATGGACACCTGGCTCGCCGCGGGTGCCGCGGCCGACGTCGACGGCGGCACCCTGCGGGTCTATGACCAGGCCGGCAACGAAATCGGCGTCCTGGAACGGTAG
- a CDS encoding DHA2 family efflux MFS transporter permease subunit, producing MILVDSTIVNIATPAIMADLGAGLDQVIWVISAYLLAYAVPLLITGRLGDRFGPRRVYLVGLVVFTLSSLWCGFANSVDALILARVVQGFGAALMTPQTMSVITRIFPPDKRGTALGLWGATAGVATLVGPILGGVLVDGLGWEWIFFINVPVGVLGFILAYRLVPKLPTAVHRFDYLGVLLSAAGMFCLVFGIQEGESYNWGTIAGPLSVWSLIIAGVVLLGMFVLWQRLNRAEPLLPLKLFRDRNFSLANISITGMGFAVTAFSLPVILFAQNVRGLSPTQAALLLAPMAILAGVLAPAAGKIVQRGNPRFIAVFGFAAMATSLIWLGSILSPDVPYWHLVLPMALMGLANACIWPSVSLTATRNLAADVAGAGSGVYNTTRQFGAVIGSSAIAAIMQSRLTAHLGTGAADGGTAPAGGAFPDALKAGYSEAMGQSLYLPAAVILLALLASLFYAKPAPELTSGGAREAARTASKG from the coding sequence ATGATCCTGGTGGACTCCACGATCGTAAACATCGCCACCCCCGCCATCATGGCGGACCTGGGTGCAGGACTCGACCAGGTGATCTGGGTGATCAGCGCCTACCTGCTGGCCTACGCCGTGCCGCTGCTGATTACCGGCCGGCTCGGTGACCGGTTCGGCCCGCGCCGGGTCTACCTGGTCGGGCTGGTGGTCTTCACGCTCTCCAGCCTCTGGTGCGGCTTCGCCAACAGCGTGGACGCGCTGATCCTGGCCCGTGTGGTCCAGGGCTTCGGAGCCGCGCTGATGACCCCGCAGACCATGTCCGTGATTACCCGGATTTTCCCGCCGGACAAGCGCGGCACCGCACTGGGCCTCTGGGGCGCAACCGCCGGCGTCGCCACCCTCGTGGGTCCGATCCTGGGCGGTGTGCTGGTCGACGGACTGGGCTGGGAATGGATCTTCTTCATCAACGTACCGGTGGGCGTGCTGGGCTTCATCCTGGCCTACCGGCTGGTGCCGAAACTCCCCACCGCCGTGCACCGCTTCGATTATCTGGGCGTGCTGCTCAGCGCGGCGGGGATGTTCTGCCTGGTCTTCGGCATCCAGGAAGGCGAAAGCTACAACTGGGGAACCATTGCCGGGCCGTTGTCCGTCTGGTCGCTGATCATTGCCGGGGTGGTGCTGCTGGGTATGTTTGTCCTCTGGCAGCGGCTGAACCGCGCCGAGCCGCTGCTGCCGCTGAAACTCTTCCGGGACCGCAATTTCTCCCTGGCCAACATCTCCATCACCGGCATGGGCTTCGCCGTAACCGCGTTCTCGCTGCCAGTGATCCTCTTTGCGCAGAACGTGCGCGGGCTCAGCCCCACCCAGGCGGCGCTCCTGCTTGCCCCGATGGCAATCCTGGCCGGAGTCCTCGCCCCTGCTGCGGGCAAAATCGTCCAGCGCGGGAACCCCCGGTTCATTGCGGTCTTCGGGTTCGCTGCCATGGCGACATCCCTCATCTGGCTCGGCTCCATCCTCAGCCCGGACGTCCCGTACTGGCACCTTGTCCTGCCGATGGCCCTCATGGGACTGGCGAACGCATGCATCTGGCCTTCGGTGTCGCTGACCGCCACGCGCAACCTCGCGGCCGACGTCGCCGGTGCCGGTTCCGGCGTGTACAACACCACCCGGCAGTTCGGCGCGGTGATCGGCAGCAGCGCCATCGCCGCGATCATGCAGTCGCGGCTGACGGCGCACCTGGGCACAGGAGCGGCCGACGGCGGCACCGCACCGGCCGGCGGTGCGTTCCCGGACGCCCTCAAGGCCGGCTATTCCGAGGCCATGGGGCAGTCCCTGTACCTGCCCGCGGCCGTCATTCTCCTTGCCCTTCTGGCCTCGCTGTTCTACGCCAAGCCTGCTCCTGAACTCACCTCGGGCGGTGCCCGGGAGGCGGCCCGGACCGCTTCGAAGGGCTGA
- a CDS encoding MFS transporter: MSVNAASAVPSSGRMSREERKVLAGTLVGTTIEWYDFFIYAQAAGLVLATLYFGPINDGPLGQVVSFATIGISFLFRPLGAVVAGHLGDRIGRKKMLVFTLVMMGISTALIGLVPTYEQIGVAGPILLIVLRIMQGFSAGGEWGGAALLSVEHAPAGKRGLFGAYPQIGVPVGMILATFVMYVLSTSLSEEDFLAWGWRIPFLVSVVLIIVGYFIRRSVAESPIFKEIQERKKESSAPLSQLFRHNSREVILSALIFIANNAAGYLVIAFFASYATGKPEAGGLGMDRPSVLLATTLGSFGWLIFTLYGGILSDRIGRVRTFQIGYAWVFLWAVPMFLLIDTTNIVLFAVAIFVLTIGLGLSYGPQSAMYAEMFPARVRYSGVSIGYALGAILGGAFAPTIAQALLNETGWSPSIGLYIMVLCVVSFVAVTMVKETKGNDLHVEGSPKQRSRQ; encoded by the coding sequence ATGAGTGTCAATGCCGCGTCCGCCGTGCCTTCTTCCGGCCGGATGAGCCGGGAGGAACGCAAGGTCCTCGCCGGAACCCTGGTCGGCACCACCATCGAGTGGTACGACTTCTTCATTTACGCCCAAGCTGCGGGCCTGGTGCTGGCCACCCTGTATTTCGGTCCCATCAACGACGGCCCGCTGGGACAGGTGGTCTCCTTTGCGACCATCGGCATCAGTTTCCTGTTCCGTCCCCTGGGCGCCGTCGTCGCCGGGCATCTGGGGGACCGGATCGGCCGGAAGAAAATGCTGGTGTTCACCTTGGTCATGATGGGTATCTCCACCGCCCTGATCGGTCTGGTGCCCACGTACGAGCAGATCGGCGTCGCCGGTCCGATCCTGCTGATTGTGCTGCGCATTATGCAGGGCTTCTCCGCCGGCGGAGAGTGGGGCGGGGCCGCCCTGCTGTCGGTGGAGCACGCCCCGGCGGGCAAGCGCGGCCTCTTCGGTGCCTACCCGCAGATCGGCGTGCCGGTGGGCATGATCCTGGCGACGTTCGTGATGTACGTGCTGAGCACGAGCCTGAGCGAGGAAGACTTCCTGGCCTGGGGCTGGCGGATCCCGTTCCTGGTTTCGGTGGTACTGATCATCGTCGGCTACTTCATCCGCCGCTCGGTGGCCGAGAGCCCTATTTTCAAGGAAATCCAGGAGCGGAAGAAGGAATCCTCCGCCCCGCTGAGCCAGCTGTTTCGGCACAACAGCCGCGAGGTGATCCTCAGCGCGTTGATCTTCATCGCCAACAATGCGGCCGGATACCTGGTCATCGCCTTCTTTGCCTCTTACGCCACCGGTAAGCCGGAGGCGGGCGGGCTGGGAATGGACCGCCCCTCGGTGCTGCTGGCCACCACGCTGGGATCCTTCGGCTGGCTGATCTTCACGCTCTACGGCGGGATCCTGTCCGACCGGATCGGCCGGGTCCGCACCTTCCAGATCGGCTACGCCTGGGTCTTCCTGTGGGCGGTCCCGATGTTCCTGCTTATCGACACCACCAACATTGTCCTGTTCGCGGTGGCGATTTTCGTCCTGACCATCGGCCTGGGCCTGTCCTACGGACCGCAGTCGGCCATGTACGCCGAGATGTTCCCGGCCCGGGTGCGGTACTCGGGCGTCTCCATCGGGTACGCCCTCGGGGCCATCCTGGGCGGGGCGTTCGCGCCGACCATTGCCCAGGCGCTGTTGAACGAAACCGGCTGGTCGCCGTCCATCGGCCTCTACATCATGGTGCTGTGCGTGGTGTCCTTTGTGGCAGTGACCATGGTGAAGGAAACCAAGGGCAACGACCTGCACGTGGAGGGCTCACCAAAGCAGCGGTCCCGGCAGTAG
- a CDS encoding magnesium and cobalt transport protein CorA, translating into MTLVDNAVYVNGKRHHNPDSLDETFELTRSSGGMAWIGLYRPDEVELLAVAEEFGLNLLIVEDALAGHQRSKLEQYGDQLFLVLRPARYLDDVERVEFGELHLFVGPNFVVTVRHAESPDLTRVRKRLEQEPDLLALGPQAVLYAVLDQVVDEYAPVAAGLENDIDEIEDQLFGGDAEVPRRIYELSREVIQFHRAISPLENVVGELRQNADQYGIPADLHDNLGDVLDHVLRLVDRVNAYRAILENALTLSSTLASNRLAETSIEQNEQVKRISSWAAILFAPTLVGTIYGMNFEDMPELGWEFGYPLAILAMFGMGAILYVTFKRNKWL; encoded by the coding sequence ATGACGTTGGTCGACAATGCGGTGTATGTGAACGGCAAGCGCCACCATAACCCGGACAGCCTGGATGAAACGTTCGAACTGACCCGCAGCTCCGGCGGCATGGCATGGATCGGCCTGTACCGCCCGGACGAGGTGGAGCTGCTGGCCGTCGCCGAGGAGTTCGGCCTGAACCTGCTCATTGTCGAAGACGCTTTGGCCGGCCACCAGCGCTCGAAGCTCGAGCAGTACGGTGACCAGCTGTTCCTGGTGCTCCGGCCCGCCCGCTACCTGGACGACGTCGAACGCGTCGAGTTCGGTGAGCTGCACCTGTTTGTGGGCCCCAACTTCGTCGTGACCGTCCGGCACGCCGAATCACCGGACCTGACCCGTGTCCGCAAGCGGCTGGAACAGGAGCCGGACCTGCTGGCGCTTGGACCGCAGGCGGTGCTCTACGCGGTGCTGGACCAGGTGGTGGATGAATACGCTCCCGTCGCGGCCGGGCTGGAAAACGACATTGACGAGATTGAGGACCAGCTGTTCGGCGGCGACGCCGAGGTTCCCCGCCGCATCTACGAGCTCTCCCGCGAAGTCATCCAGTTCCACCGCGCCATTAGCCCGCTGGAAAACGTGGTGGGCGAACTGCGCCAGAATGCGGACCAGTACGGCATCCCGGCGGACCTGCATGACAACCTTGGGGACGTGCTGGACCACGTGCTGCGCCTGGTGGACCGCGTCAACGCGTACCGCGCCATCCTGGAGAATGCGCTCACCCTGTCCTCGACGCTGGCCTCCAATCGATTGGCGGAAACCAGCATTGAACAGAATGAACAGGTGAAGCGGATTTCCTCGTGGGCTGCCATCCTCTTTGCGCCCACCCTGGTGGGCACTATTTACGGCATGAACTTTGAAGATATGCCCGAGCTCGGATGGGAATTCGGATATCCGCTGGCCATCCTGGCGATGTTCGGGATGGGCGCCATCCTGTACGTGACCTTCAAACGGAACAAGTGGCTCTGA
- a CDS encoding class I SAM-dependent methyltransferase, with protein sequence MSEPPINRSLRSVDDLLRMMDGLFARDSVRWTHDAGSTWWNRFYADRTRPVPFFADKPDENLARWVSDEVFVPTRVLDIGSGPGRNALFLAENGYTVDAVDLSSEAVAWGRERAAARRLEVSFTCGDAFALPPEALSGMYGLVYDSGCLHHLPPHRRISYLQLLQRTLAPGGYLGLACFARGRMGSEAPDEQLYLDGAFEAGIAFSPDDLRWVFADFEEIEIRPMAAQEQDSPWFGESFLLTALFRRPTPDN encoded by the coding sequence ATGAGCGAGCCGCCGATCAACCGCAGCCTGCGGTCCGTTGATGATCTCCTGAGGATGATGGACGGGCTGTTCGCCCGTGACTCGGTCCGCTGGACCCACGACGCGGGCAGCACCTGGTGGAACAGGTTCTATGCCGACCGGACACGGCCCGTCCCGTTCTTCGCAGACAAACCCGACGAAAACCTGGCACGCTGGGTCAGCGATGAAGTGTTCGTGCCGACGAGGGTACTGGATATCGGGTCAGGTCCTGGCCGCAATGCCCTGTTCCTGGCGGAAAACGGTTATACCGTGGATGCCGTTGATCTCTCATCCGAAGCCGTGGCGTGGGGACGGGAACGTGCCGCAGCGAGGCGGCTGGAAGTCTCATTTACCTGCGGTGACGCCTTTGCCCTGCCGCCGGAAGCGCTTTCAGGAATGTACGGACTGGTCTACGACTCAGGGTGCCTGCACCACCTTCCCCCGCACCGCCGCATCAGCTACCTCCAACTGCTGCAGCGCACCCTCGCGCCCGGCGGCTATCTGGGGCTGGCCTGTTTCGCCCGGGGCCGGATGGGCTCGGAAGCTCCCGACGAACAGCTCTACCTCGACGGGGCATTTGAAGCGGGTATTGCCTTCAGCCCTGACGACTTGCGGTGGGTTTTTGCGGACTTCGAGGAAATCGAAATCCGCCCGATGGCCGCTCAGGAACAGGACTCGCCCTGGTTTGGGGAATCTTTCCTGCTCACCGCACTGTTCCGCCGCCCCACCCCGGACAACTAG